The Juglans regia cultivar Chandler chromosome 16, Walnut 2.0, whole genome shotgun sequence nucleotide sequence TGAAACCCTAACTGAGGCCCATTAAAACCCACCAAAAAGCTCCACCCAAGCATGGCTTCTTGAGGAAGTCTCTCTCAATTCCCTAAGTGTACTTTCACTGCTCTTGTCAACCCAAATAGTAGCTGATGGGAGGTCAATTAGCCACCTCATCTTCATCCATCACACGACAGCTTCCATGGCTAAAAACCACGTGATGTTGCCCACGGTTTTGCCCATTGTTTCGGTTGACAAAACCATACCATCAAATGGTTATCCTCACATCCTCTCTCAGCCCTCTAGTCCAATATAATCCGTCCAAGCCAGCCCCTTCATGTTTTTGTTACTTTCATTTCACTTCTTAGAGAGAACTCAAAATGAGGTTTCAAACAGAGTTTCTGGCTGATTTTGCTTGAAtttttcgaagcttttgtaagtagATTCTCACAAAATTACATTCATATAAATTCTTCCTCTTTGAGTATATTTTTccattgatttattttgtgtgatttttcaTGCAGGGTTTATTAGTGAAAAGTCGATTTGAGCATGCGAATGTCATATTGGGCAACAATCTGGATATTGTGTGAAACTTTGATTTATTTGATGAAGTTCTTGATAAAATCttgattaaaaatttttatggtTTAGATTTAACATGTTAACATGCAAGTTGGATTTATATTTGGTGCATGTTAAGAGTTTTTACAaagagttttgcatgattttagaaagttggAAACTGGAGGTgtcaaaacagtttctgttttgagaaatttttgattttttgttatgGAAACATTATCCTATAGtcttgatattcacatatgtAGTTCTTAAGAATTTGATTTATGTGTtagtgttgagaaataatcacACATTACCtatggacaaggtcttgggtaCGCTTATAAGGAATGGACAATCATCTCTTATAGAactggttttatgagatgagttaggcccataaatttcttcatggtatcaaagTCTGTCACATGATGAATGGGGGCCGACACTACTTATCCTGTGACAAGgaccataaaaaaattctgacTTGCACGtaagggagggtgttgaggaatgcTCCTACATTGCCTGTGGACAAGGttttagacatgtttataaggaatgaacaatcatttCTTGTAGAACCAGTTTTATGGGATGAATTAGGCCTATGAATTTCTTCAGTTAGCAAGTTATGTTTGGAGAATAATGGTTTTGatcttgatgaaataaattgttATGCATGCAAAGGTTTGGTTAGGAAACAAACTTAAGGCTCACagatttgttttgtatttttatgaattttcaccATGTGATCCTAGGTTTTAATGTTTAGATCAAGTCTAGAACTTGAAAATGAGgtatatgattttaattcttGAAGATTTCTTTCATGAGAAATTCAGATTTAGTTGatccaaaattaaaacatgTGGCACTAGGTTATGAAGTTAGTGTGCAAGCCGATTGTATTGGGTGATATTTTGTGATCTTTGATTTGTTTATTCAAGCATGTTATTTCTTAGGATTGacttataaacatgttaagAGTATGTTTATGGACTTTCAGAGTCCTTGGAGTTTATGGGAAATGAAATAGTCCAAGTGCATTAAAGAGTTTGTTTGAGATTTGGTGTTTTGACATTCTCTTAGCATGAGGTTATGATTTTTGTGAAATGTATATTTTGCGATCTTAGTATGATTATTTAAAACATAGAATCTGATTTTAAAGTGTTACATAAATCGATTATAGCATAAAAGTTAAagttgaaagaattgcaacaaaaatcaaggattTTAGCCTCGGTATGTTTCGGCCTAAGTATAGTTTTTATGGttttgatgtattttaattttttttattagatatttggatttaggataaaatttacatgaggaatgtaatttttggtgagttttggagttaagatgcaaaatctttaatttgggagaaaaattgttatttttccaCAAGTAAATGGGTAAAATGGTGATTTTTCTATAAGTCGgtgattttatgtttctaaatattatagtgaGAAGTTTTTAACCCTTAGAAATATTTCCTTTCAGTTCACATTATTTCGCGCTAATTTTTCGTCATGCTACATTCACTGGAAGTTTGCATCTAACTTACTTTCAGGATACTTGTGTACGTAATTGTATGGTGGTAAGAAATCATTATTCATGTTTCTTATGCTTATATACATTATGTTAACGCCATGTTTTTTATCTAATACACGTTATATTATGTCATGCTATGATTTAATTCTAGTTCATACTTATCTATTACATGTTCtatcatgttatgtcatgtttatATCATATTACTCGTCAcatcatgttatgccatgtcatctgTCACACAATCaattatttcatatcatatcatgtcacaTGTATAAAGCGTGTTacgaaaaatagtatttttcagtTAGTCAAgcttttatgtttattacgaCCCCAAATGTTAGGATGAGACATTATCCTAATAAAACTTCGTTGTTCACGTTGGAGTGTTTAAATTAGTGTaaaattctctgggttgacaATATAAAGGTCAACATGCTTTGAATTAGACTTAAAGAACTGGTTTCTAGAGTGAAGTCATGCACCAACATTGGTGGTGCTAACCGCAATTCAATTTGATATTATATGTACTCACAGCAGGTGTAGATACCTGTTACGGGATATGTATATTATGTACTCACAACAGGTGCAGATATATGTAAAGTGATGCATATGTTAACGTACTCACAACTGGTGTAGATACCTATGATGCGATTAGATATAAGCAGGGGCAAACTGTTCAATGGGACCTGTGCAGCTTCTACATTTCACTTTTAGTTAACCAGTTTAAATTGTTAACCAAGATTCTAAGTTTATGTTCAGTTCACGTTCAGTTTCAATACATGTCAattttcaagttatgtcagcacATGTCATGCTATTTTACCAAGTTCACGTTAACATTCATgttttttactgtcatgcatacATTTGTAAACTGTTAGTTtaagttggttgttaacttgtcggaatttgtaatcaaatattACTTTATAGTCACAACTACCATTCCTTCTAGAATGATAGATCTTATGTCAATATCTGGAGAACCACTCGAGGATCACCTAGACGAGGTCGAATAGGCCGCGATGCGACAACAAGGAGCTTACCATGTCAATGATCCAATTTTTAGATTGGATTATGATTATCTTGGCCGAGTTGCGCGAGCTACTCATTAGACTAGTCTAATAGTTATGTTCGtttaattatatacttaagGAGCACTATCTCCACTACTCGTGTTGTTATAGACCTTTTGAACAAGTATTGTAACTTTTGGATGTTAgttattatatgataatgaagtatacttatattattttggaatatgtCATATCTTGTGTATagtattacttaaaaaaataattatctattgtaaatattacatattattagaTACATGTTAAGTGTATTATATCTTTATCAATCACAAACGAAGATAGATAATTTTGTATTGCATATCCTTACCCTTCATAGTCTACCAAATCTCCAAGCAGAATTAGAGGCTTATTTGGTACACAtgatttctcataaaaatatagGTTTGATAACCCAAAACCTGATGCACCTCTTGGCGCGTGGATGTACCCCTCCAATTACGAGTTGTATTCTCGTAAGCTCGTCCCCATATATCGGCCGACGCGCGTCGCAAAAGCCGCGGTGTTTCTGTACTATTGGTTGCAATGGGGGCGCGTGTGGGAGAGATTGTGATTACGCAGTTTTCGCTGGAGTCCAACGAAATGATCGATCGATGCCTCACGACGTTTACTGAAAATTTACAAACTCTCGTCCTTGACACGTGGCACTCCAGGGCCGGACCCACTTATCGACCATATCAACGTCTATTTACCGCTTCCAACATATGATTCTTACGTGTGAGCGCTATACACGTGAAACCCACAGACTGATTAACATAATCTGTTTTATGGGACTGCAATTACGGAGTTAACCTTTGTCTTTGTAATCCGGCCAGGACTCGATGAATCATGAGGGGGATGGGACACGGCACCCCTCGTCAAAAACCAGGATGTTTTCGGTAATTCGATTTCCTCGGAAGGATAAAAGtggattataataaaaaaattactagaTTAAGAATTCGCCGGGGTAATAAACGGCGACCGGAGAAAAAACCGACCGGCGAGAGGGGTTCTATATTTCCTATATAAACCCGTCACCACGCCCTTTGTTCCCCCACATATTTGCTTTCTCCCTTCGCTCTCGCTCTAACCTATTACACAcagagcctctctctctctctctctctctctctctctctctctctcaatagaatttctcttagaTTCAAGCACTCCCTTAGAGGTAAAATTCTATCTCCAAACAGTGAATTTAAtatctaatatttaattttaagttttaattctTTATTTGACTTAAAATGGATAATTTGTTTATATCAATCAGCGGCATGAATACGAATGAATCATGAGGTTGGCCATCGGATTAGTGCCTCAATTTCCGAATGGGGGAGATATGAACATGTTCGATCCGTGTGAGAATGCTGGTTTAGTGTGTAGATTAGTGGGGATTATGTGTGTGGTCTGGGGATTTGAGCTCTGTGCGAGGAGGGATTAGTTTTGAAGGATGACTGCTTGATTCTTTGAAACCCTAGAAAACTAATGCTAGCTTAGTTGGTGATGTGGAGAGTATTGTGATTCGGAGGTTGATCTGTGCTTTTTTTTTGCTTGATAAGTGATGGGAGTGAGGCCTGTTCTATGTGATGCATATGTAATTGAGTATATGAAAATCGGGGTTCCTGGATTTGGTGCACTGTTACTCCCCGTATGTATTTTTAGAACTGGGTGGTGGCAAGGGCCGCTAAATCTTTTGGTTAGGGTTATATGCATACAGGTTCTGCTATTTGGTGTCATTGCTGGGTCTTAGTTAGCAATATGAATCAAGGTTTTAATTTCAGTTCTGGCCGGAATTTGCCGTGCAGGAACGgtatgaaatatgaaattatgGATCAAGGTTCTGCCATTTGGTGTCATTGCTGGGTCTTAGTTAGcaatatgaaattatgaataCCTACTAGAAGGTTAATCATGCCTATATCGTTTCCTGCTCTCTTGTATTCTCTCTGCACATTTCATGCTTTATTTGAGTACTTGGCAATGGATAGTGTTGAGTTTTTGTCTTGGAAAACTTGATGCACATGtcgaaattaaaaaaaggtttcCATTTTTAGCAATCTATGCATTGTGAATTATGGTTTGATTCATTCAACCTATTAAATAGGCTTTAACTGAGTGAGATCTGGGTTTAAGGTTATTCTGTTTTTTTCTCTTGGTGTGATTTTCAATAGGTAAGGCTTTATGCATCTGTCTTTAAAATGATCTCATATCTATATATTGGCTTGCTTTTTAAATTTAGCCCTGATTGCTTTCTTAGTTTCCTTTCTACTGTGCTTGTAGACTGGTTTGCTGAACTTGATCCGCCGAAACCAGCGGGCAATTAAAACTCTTATTAGCAGTTTTTCGTGGATCCTTCTGCCTTGGGTCATTGCTGGCATGTCATGTGAATTTTTTGTTAAAGAGAAAACTAGAAGAGCATCTGTTGAACCTGTTTTCAGACATAGTTTCGATTGTATGCATTTACATATGAGATGGGTTCGCGTGGAAGGCCATTATTTGATCTCAATGAACCCCCTGCTGAGGATAATGAGAGTGATGGTGTCCTCAGCTTCCAGCCGCAAAAAACACATCCACCTATGAAACCCAACACTGCTGATTTGGTTGCAGCTTCAACTGCTCCCCAaagaataacaaataatcatgcCTTTTCACATGCATCATCGGTATCCGGCTTTCAGCCTTTTGTACGGCCCAAACCTGCACATGGCCCTGAAAAGGGTACTGAACAGAAGAGGGCTGGGGATAAGAATCCCAAGACTAGTAATGATGAGGAGATGAGACCCTCACCTTCATTTGTTCAGGGTTCAGCAGAAGTTCCATCTGCTgaaagagaagaaggagaaTGGTCTGATGCTGAGGGCTCTACTGATGCATATGGAAACACTAGTTTGAGTGAACGGGGTAAAGCTTCACAAGAGCGAGGAACATCTGAAGTGAGGGATCGCTTTGCTTCTGGTGTAGCTACTGACAATATCTCTTCTGGTGTCAAAACTTTTCAAAGTATCAAGGATGAAAATAGTACTTGTGCTTCTTTAGAATTGGATCCAGATCCCAGTGATCAGAAAAGCAATAGTAGTCTAAATATAGAAGGAAATGCAAGAGGTGATGTGTCCTCAGATGGTCTGGAGGAACCTGGCTTGGTCCCAAAACAAAGAGAAGTTAAAGGTATTGAAGCGATCCGTGCAGTTAAATGTGCAAATAATCCTGGAAAAAGGAAGATTGACCAGAAAAGGGAAGAAATGCTAGGCAAGAAACGCAGTAGACAGACCATGTTTCTTAATTTGGAAGATGTCAAACAAGCTGGTCCTATGAAAACTTCAACGCCAAGAAGGCAGACCTTTTCACCACCAATCACAACTCGTTCTGTGAAAGATGTCCGTAATGCTCCTCCATCTTCTGAGCGAGTTGGAGAAAAGCAGAGTCAGCCAATGATCCAGGATCAGAAACAACTTGATGTTGCATTTAATGAAGGAGGCACCTCTTTGGAATCTACTGAACTCAAATCTGAATGTAACGGTGATATGAGCTCTGGACTACTTGGTAGGCCTCGGAGGTTAAATGGTGAAACTGATTTTTCTGTGGAGGCATCCCTGCCACCCATTCCTAGACAGAGTTCATGGAAGCAGCCCACAGATTTGAGGCAGCCAAAGAACTTTCCGGTCTCAAATAGGAAGTTGGCTTTGATCACTCAAAACTCCATGGATTCCAAATTGGGAAGCAAGAAACATCTTCCACTTAAGAAGCAAACTTCTAACATTACTCCATATCAGGACACGTCGGTGGAGCGACTTATACGGGAGGTGACCAATGAAAAGTTTTGGCATCATCCAGGTATAATGTAATCATATGTTTTTGTTAAGTTTTAACTGTAATTATGTCTATTGGCTATTTATTTTCCCCATTTGTGTTAACTTGGAGTTTCGCCACATCTGAATGATGTGTCCTTCCCTATTTCTCATGTTAATGCTCTAATACTCTCCGATTATGATGTTTTTCAGACTATCTCTTATCTGCACTGAATTGATACTTAAAAAATTTCACCATGTAATTCATGCCATCATTTTGTGCCTCTTTCCAATCATCTTTCTTGTGATGTGCTTGTTTATATGCATGAGTGATGAAGATTGTTTTTCCTccttatattttgtgttgttatGAGATCTGAAGTTTTTGCCACTCATTGTCATATCCTATTCCCATTCAAAATTGGAATTGCGGATGAAGTATGATTCCTTGCATGAATTCTGAATGAGTAAAAGCTGATGTTTTGTATTGCTCAGGCCCACACATAGTGGAGGGGTCCAACCGTGAGGTGATCCTGTTAGATAGAAGAATATATGGGGTTATGGGTATGGGGTCAATGTGAAATGACAAGGATATGATTTACTCTCCTATCTTATGCATTTTTAGAATTTCGAGAACCAAATGCTTCggaggttttagattttttggttGTTTACAGTAATAGAATGTTGTTAATATGTATAATTCTGCTTTCCCCTTTTATATACAGAGAAATAGATTGGGAGGTTTGGTAAATTCTAGTTAGCCGTTTCTCGTGTACATCCCATGTACTTGGGTTATGTCTActcttctattaaaaaaattaatgattacCCATCAAAAAATAGATTGGTAGTTTTTAACAATGATCTCTGCCCCTTTTGAAATCTATAGGAAATCATTAatccattcaatttttttttttttaacttataaaagaaataatttcattttttaacttcCTATCTTGCTACTTTCCCTACTTTTAGCACACTTCTCCCTCGTCATGTTACAAATAAAACCTGTGCACCCTGTTTTGTAATAATTTCCACTTGAGTTATGCAGTTATGAAAATCACTAATTTTATTGGATTGCAGCCATATCATATGTGCCTGTGGTTGGTATGCTCGAGTGTTTTGCTGTATGGTCTATcaattctattttcattttcttgtctCTTGGTCATTTCTTTGTCCTCCCTTGGAGTGTAAATTTGTCTTTGTTATGTGTgcaactaattaatatttttatgcatCAGAGGACACTGAGCTCCAATGTGTGCCCGGTCAATTTGAATCGGTAGAAGAGTATGTTAGAGTATTTGAGCCTTTGCTTTTTGAGGAATGCCGGGCACAACTCTATAGCACTTGGGAGGAGTTAACTGAAACGGTTTCAAGGGATACACATGTGATGGTCCGTGTAAAGAGTATAGAAAGGCGAGAAAGAGGTAGCAAAAACTTTTCATTCAGTTAATTAGTTCCAATCTCAATTGAATATAAATCAAATGAAGTTTACTCAGTCGTTTGGCCATTCTAGAagataatttaaattcaaatttagtAGAACCGTAGTAGTCCTGTATATTTTCTGCAACCTTCAATAGGCTGAAACATTCCTATAGGATTGCTCAATTTCATAAGCAATGAGTTTTTCTTCACTCATTTTTTTTGCTCTGAtgcctttttttctctctcaactgATCTAGTGCAGAAAATAATTATTGCAACTTCCGTGGAGCTGTGTTttagaattatatttttgatatcatatattcattttcttaGTGCTATCACACATTCATGAATTTTATGCTAGACGTCTCTGCTTATATAAGCGAGGTATTGTTGTTATTGCCCTGCTAATATCAACTAGTTGAAATGTTTCTTTATTGTCTCAGGATGGTATGATGTGATAGTCCTTCCTGCAAATGAGTGCAAGTGGACATTTAAGGAGGGTgatgttgcaattctttcatcCCCCAGGCCTGGAGCAGGTTTGATATGAGAATAGCACTTCTGATTGTTTAACTTGTAGTATGAATATTGGTGTTTTCACGTTACTTCTACCGATGTTAATTTTCATCATGTTAAGCAGTTAGATCTAAGCGGAGCAACACCTCCTTAAACGAAGATGAAGGGGAGCCTGATATCAGTGGACGAGTAGCTGGTACTGTCAGGCGTCACATACCTATTGATACTCGTGATCCTCATGGGGCAATCCTTCATTTCTATGTTGGGGACTCATATGAACCTAATAGGTTTGTCAGAATGCTTTACTTTTCTTTCCTAGAGTTTGATGGTTCTTGAATCGCTTGTCACTGAAATTTTGTTCATGGAGTTGTAAAGTGTATGCACCCGTTGGCTAATATGTTGACAATTTTCATattgaatgtttttttattttttttccagcaTGGTTGATGATGATCACATTCTGAGAAAGCTTCATCCCAAGGCCTTTTGGTATCTAACTGTACTTGGTTCTCTTGCAACGACGCAGCGGGAGTACAttgcattgcatgcatttcGCCGTCTCAATGTGCAGGTGAcaatatgaatttattttatatggtcttAATGTTTTATGCTATATAGGAATGTTTATACGAATAGAAGCTTACAGAGAAGTCTTCTGCAGATGCAAACTGCAATCCTTCAGCCTAGTCCTGAGCACTTTCCAAAGTACGAGCAACAGTCCCCTGCCATGCCTGAATGCTTCACTCAGAACTTTGTTGATCATCTGCATAGGACGTTCAATGAACCTCAGCTAGCAGCAATTCAATGGGCTGCAATGCACACGGCTGCTGGTACAAGTAGTGGGATAACAAAGACATGGCCCTTTACTCTTGTTCAAGGACCTCCAGGAACAGGTAAGACGCATACAGTCTGGGGAATGCTAAATGTCATCCATCTGGTCCAGTATCAGCACTACTACACTTCTTTGCTCAAGAAACTAGCACCTGAAAGCTATAAACAAGCCAATGAGAGCAATTCTGACAATGTTGCTATGGGTTCAATTGATGAGGTTCTTCAAAACATGGACCAGAATCTCTTCCGTACACTTCCAAAACTTTGTCCAAAGCCTAGAATGTTAGTCTGTGCTCCTTCAAATGCTGCAACTGATGAGCTTCTTGCCCGTGTTCTTGATCGTGGATTCATTGATGGTGAGATGAAAGTTTATCGGCCCGATGTGGCTCGAGTGGGGGTTGATTCACAAACCCGTGCTGCCCAGGCAGTTTCTGTTGAGCGGAGAACTGAGCAGCTTTTGGTCAAGAGCCGTGATGAGATTTTTGGATGGATGCACCAGTTAAGAGGCCGTGAAGCTCAGTTGTCTCAGCAGATAGCTTGTCTTCAAAGAGAACTCAATGTTGCTGCTGCTGCCATTCGTTCCCAAGGATCTGTTGGCGTTGACCCAGATGTTCTTGTGGCCAGGGATCAGAATCGAGACACATTGTTGCAGAACCTTGCAGCAGTGGTTGAAGGCAGGGATAAAGTTCTAGTTGAGATGTCTCGCCTAGTTATTTTAGAGGGTAGGTTTCGTGCTGGTAGTAGCTTTAATTTGGAAGAAGCCCGTGCTAATCTTGAGGCCAGCTTTGCAAATGAGGCCGAGATTGTTTTCACTACTGTCTCGAGCAGCGGCCGCAAGTTATTTTCTCGTCTCACTCATGGTTTTGATATGGTAGTCATTGATGAGGCAGCCCAAGCCAGTGAAGTAGCAGTCCTACCTCCCCTTTCACTTGGTGCAGCGCGGTGTGTTCTTGTTGGGGATCCTCAGCAGCTCCCAGCAACTGTTATCAGCAAGGCAGCTGGAACATTGTTGTACAGCAGGAGCCTCTTTGAAAGGTTCCAGCAAGCAGGATGTCCCACAATGTTATTATCCGTGCAGTATCGAATGCATCCTGAAATCCGGGATTTCCCTTCTAGGTACTTTTACCAAGGGCGCCTTACTGACAGTGAAAGCGTTGCTAAGTTACCTGATGAGGTTTACTACACGGATCCTCTGCTTAGACCTTACATATTCTATGATATTACCCATGGACGGGAATCTCATAGAGGTGGATCTGTCTCTTATCAGAACATACATGAAGCGCAGTTTTGTCTTCGCTTGTATGAGCATCTTCAGAAAACTTTGAAATCTTCTGGTGTGGGGAAAATCTCTGTTGGCATAATAACACCGTACAAGCTCCAATTAAAATGCCTTCAACGTGAGTTTGAGGAAGTCTTAAATTCAGAAGAAGGGAAAGATCTGTACATCAATACTGTAGATGCTTTTCAAGGCCAAGAACGTGATGTCATAATCATGTCTTGTGTGCGTGCATCAAGTCATGGAGTTGGATTTGTCGCAGATATCCGCCGAATGAATGTTGCTCTTACTCGTGCAAGAAGGGCTCTTTGGGTATGGTTTTCTATTATTCCTTTCATCTAAGCTATTACACAAGCATCTGCACTCAGCCCTACATGTCCACCATACCAAAATGCATGATTCTaggtttattttttgatatcTTACTTGATTCTTTGACAGGTGATGGGGAATGCTAGTGCCTTGATACAATCTGATGACTGGGCTGCACTGGTTGCTGATGCAAGAACCAGGAAGTGTTACATGGAAATGGATTCTCTCCCAAAAGATTTTCTCATACCTAAGGGCTCCGCATACACACCATTGCCAGGCAAGGGATCATCTAATACAAGGGGGTTGAGATCAGCGGTTAGACATAGACAGTTGGATATGCATATGGAGTCCAGGTCAGGGACACCATCAGAAGATGATGAGAAGTTGAGTGGGTCACTGATAGCTAGGAATGGGAGTTACCGGCCCTTAAAGGCATCGATGGAGAAGTCTTTGGATAACTTTGATCAATTAGGTGATAAATCTAGAGATGCCTGGCAATATGGCACACAGAAGAAGCAAAGTTCTGCTGGATTTGTGGGGAAGAGAGAGATGTAGGTGTTGATTGTTGGGTGCAAATTATCTTAGTGCCTTAAGGGGGAGCTTCAgtgttaattaattttataatgctGTGATGCTTGCACCTATTGTCACAGAGCACTCGGGGGGAAATCTCTGTATGCTGAGCTGGTGAGTCAGACACTTTTGATTTGTATCAAGTTTGGGCTGAACCGGATGGCTGATTCTTTGTGGAGGGAAAAAGAGGGTTTTGGAAGAGACACCTGTCAATCTGCTTGGAAAGTTCGTTCGCGTTTGTGCAAGAGCTGTTTTGCTCGAATTGAGTACGTGATTTCTTGCAACGAGCCAGATGCTCTTGGGTGGATCGGGGGAAACCATACCACCCCTAATCAACCAGCTTACCATTGGACAAGGTAAGAGATCTTATAAGAGATCTTCTTCTACGATGTTAACACAACTCTGTCTCTGTGGATCTAAGCATATTGCACTGTCTTTTGATACATGTCATCTAGGAATCCAGTGGTGGCCTCAGAAAAGCTGTAGCCTACTAGAACCTCTTAGTTGCATCTCTTTTTACATTTGCGGTCAAATCCATCCCAAGTTGCCTTTACATTGATGACCTAAATTGATGTGGGACTGGGGAAGCTTCCTGCCATGGCCATATCACTTGTGGTTCTCTTCTCAGACGTACAGTTTACTCATTGGCTCTTGGGTACTCTCATACATTATATTGCTTTAGTTTAGCAGTTCACATTTTAAAGATGGTATGTACATTCTTTGGACATGCAAATGCAAATTACAGGGCATTTAGTTGCAAATTCCCTGTTACTGGATGACATCTGAAgtgttgtataaaattttggtGCGTTTTTTTAATCTCCTTCCTTCTAATTGTTCGAAGGAGAAGCAAAATGACGTAGCTGCCTTGGTGGAAGgaaatacacaaatttaaaatttatgtacagAGATGGAAGGGAAACACTCCCCCTAATTTTGGAGGCATTTGTGATGTCGAATGACTTGTACATACATCTTTACTAGTTGAATCATACATAATTCttttttgatcaatttcttCGGATTATTAGCCAATTTGAAaagtgtaattatttttttttctagcaaTGCTCTTGCCGGGTAGAAATTTTA carries:
- the LOC109012523 gene encoding uncharacterized ATP-dependent helicase C29A10.10c-like, with the protein product MGSRGRPLFDLNEPPAEDNESDGVLSFQPQKTHPPMKPNTADLVAASTAPQRITNNHAFSHASSVSGFQPFVRPKPAHGPEKGTEQKRAGDKNPKTSNDEEMRPSPSFVQGSAEVPSAEREEGEWSDAEGSTDAYGNTSLSERGKASQERGTSEVRDRFASGVATDNISSGVKTFQSIKDENSTCASLELDPDPSDQKSNSSLNIEGNARGDVSSDGLEEPGLVPKQREVKGIEAIRAVKCANNPGKRKIDQKREEMLGKKRSRQTMFLNLEDVKQAGPMKTSTPRRQTFSPPITTRSVKDVRNAPPSSERVGEKQSQPMIQDQKQLDVAFNEGGTSLESTELKSECNGDMSSGLLGRPRRLNGETDFSVEASLPPIPRQSSWKQPTDLRQPKNFPVSNRKLALITQNSMDSKLGSKKHLPLKKQTSNITPYQDTSVERLIREVTNEKFWHHPEDTELQCVPGQFESVEEYVRVFEPLLFEECRAQLYSTWEELTETVSRDTHVMVRVKSIERRERGWYDVIVLPANECKWTFKEGDVAILSSPRPGAVRSKRSNTSLNEDEGEPDISGRVAGTVRRHIPIDTRDPHGAILHFYVGDSYEPNSMVDDDHILRKLHPKAFWYLTVLGSLATTQREYIALHAFRRLNVQMQTAILQPSPEHFPKYEQQSPAMPECFTQNFVDHLHRTFNEPQLAAIQWAAMHTAAGTSSGITKTWPFTLVQGPPGTGKTHTVWGMLNVIHLVQYQHYYTSLLKKLAPESYKQANESNSDNVAMGSIDEVLQNMDQNLFRTLPKLCPKPRMLVCAPSNAATDELLARVLDRGFIDGEMKVYRPDVARVGVDSQTRAAQAVSVERRTEQLLVKSRDEIFGWMHQLRGREAQLSQQIACLQRELNVAAAAIRSQGSVGVDPDVLVARDQNRDTLLQNLAAVVEGRDKVLVEMSRLVILEGRFRAGSSFNLEEARANLEASFANEAEIVFTTVSSSGRKLFSRLTHGFDMVVIDEAAQASEVAVLPPLSLGAARCVLVGDPQQLPATVISKAAGTLLYSRSLFERFQQAGCPTMLLSVQYRMHPEIRDFPSRYFYQGRLTDSESVAKLPDEVYYTDPLLRPYIFYDITHGRESHRGGSVSYQNIHEAQFCLRLYEHLQKTLKSSGVGKISVGIITPYKLQLKCLQREFEEVLNSEEGKDLYINTVDAFQGQERDVIIMSCVRASSHGVGFVADIRRMNVALTRARRALWVMGNASALIQSDDWAALVADARTRKCYMEMDSLPKDFLIPKGSAYTPLPGKGSSNTRGLRSAVRHRQLDMHMESRSGTPSEDDEKLSGSLIARNGSYRPLKASMEKSLDNFDQLGDKSRDAWQYGTQKKQSSAGFVGKREM